The window ATGAAGAAGATCCATACCTCAAAAATCTTATCGATTTGGTACCCTCCGGGATTCCAGAGGAGAAGCCCGTTCATTCTCGACAGGTACTTAAAGGCGTCTATCCGGGTATCAAACTCACCGATAAACTTCTGATCTGGACGGCTGAAGCTTCCGGTACCGGGGGTTCGATAGAAGGATTAGATCCTATAACCCTCCTAAAAGCTTTTGTGTTAATCCGGAGAGAACGAAGCGATATTAAACTTCTTTTCATGGGTCAGGAAAGGCTGTTTGATGCCATCGATATGGCTAAAACCTTTGCTTTATACAATACGATGGTGTTTTTTAGCCCTCGAGTGTCCTCTGAAGAGAAGTCAAATTACCTTCTGGAAGCAGATGTCGGTGTCAGTATTCACTCGGCCAGTCTGGCGGCCCAATTTTCTTCCAGGAATCAAATACTGGACTATATTTGGGCAGGCCTCCCCATCCTGACCACAAGGGGAGACTCCTTCAGTTATCGGGTTGATTCGCAGCCCCTGGGACTCAGTGTGGCACCCGGTGATGCAGAAGGGTTGGCTACCGCTATTTTGAAACTGATGGACGATGAAGATTTCAGACAGCGCTGTACCCATAATATTCAGGCTATTTCGAAAGAGTTCACCTGGGACAATACCCTAAAGCCCTTGATCAAGTTTTGTAGAAATCCGAGAAAATCTAAGAAAGAAAGTATAGGAATGGAGGAGTATGGGAGTAGGGGAGTAAGGGGGTATGAGGGTATAAATACCTACACTTCCCCACTCTCCCACTCCCACACTTCCCCACTTTCCCGCTTCCCTACTCCTAATATCCTCGGGTTCTTCGCCAACCTGAGAACCTTTCGACGGCGAAAACAGTTAAAATTGACAGAATATCCTTCCTGTGGAATATGGGGTAAAAATCAGGTTGGTCAATCTTTTATTGCTTCCTATCCCAATCTTTATCGAATTGATATTAAATTTGCAACCTATTTCAGACGAAATACTCGAAACCTGACTTTTTGTCTCAGGAAGGATGGGAAAAAAGGGGAAGAAATTATCTCCCTTTCCCTTAAGGCTTCTGAGATTCGGGACAACAGATTTTATTCCTTTGTTTTTCCACAGCAACCTGATTCCCAGGGAAAACTCTATTATTTCTACCTGGAATCCCAGGATTCTCCTAAGGAAGAGGCTATTTCCGTTTGGTGTACAGAGTCCTATTCCCCCATCCAGTTTGGCTGCCAACCCATTGCTGGCTATGAACGGGGATGGAAATCCAGGGGTCATGTCATCTTCAGAGCTTATTATATTTGAATCCTATACAGCCCGTCCTATGCGTAATGACTAGTTAATCGATAGGGAATGACCTATGACTGGTAATGGATTAGGTGTTGTTCCTCCCTTGCGGAAACTGCTGCTGGTTGTACTGATTGGTCTGGCCTTTCTCTTTGTGGGCTTTTATGTATTTGCTTCAAAGCTCCTTTTAAACCACGGCCTGGTAGGAGTTTATTACGCAAATCCTCAATGGAAGGGAACCCCTCAATTTACTCAGATTGATCCTGAAATTTCAGATGAGATTCTCCGAAAACACCGTCCTGCTTTCTCCAGTAATCGATTCAGTGTAGAATGGCGAGGTTTTATTGCTCTTTCCCATTCCGGGCTTTATACTTTTGCCACCCGCT is drawn from Candidatus Limnocylindrales bacterium and contains these coding sequences:
- a CDS encoding methyltransferase domain-containing protein; translation: MNEDHQTSPSPEGWVYTDDIVKKYCVGKGVEIGPSDNPVKGVDTVLVDNKTDFAGKHYRVDYVMEADNLYQFQDNQFDFLIASHMLEHFPNPIKALKEWYRVVRDGGVLFIVVPQKGRTFDKYRGVTPLSHFIEDYEKNVSNPDPTHIDEWCNYSVPVIEAEQRDKTILVDPLNGSDPTSKANSFWEKIEGFRTILKQQVKEGTKIDIHFHTWEWPEDMLALMDYLGWEVIETIGHYAIGRPVGEGNGILTVVRVHKSKVPTVKTRILFLSVEEGLNRVPEVGTRFYEMARRLSKLFPVTHVTIGICSQEENTFKESGNLYLARCNPGDENTLKKYVDACEVVVLQRQILDLFPSTGFLEKISVVDLSLPPFLENLDKAKDPMVKIQIHPEAISQLNHLLRMGDYFLYAHEAQRDFWLGMLYSQNRITSRVYEEDPYLKNLIDLVPSGIPEEKPVHSRQVLKGVYPGIKLTDKLLIWTAEASGTGGSIEGLDPITLLKAFVLIRRERSDIKLLFMGQERLFDAIDMAKTFALYNTMVFFSPRVSSEEKSNYLLEADVGVSIHSASLAAQFSSRNQILDYIWAGLPILTTRGDSFSYRVDSQPLGLSVAPGDAEGLATAILKLMDDEDFRQRCTHNIQAISKEFTWDNTLKPLIKFCRNPRKSKKESIGMEEYGSRGVRGYEGINTYTSPLSHSHTSPLSRFPTPNILGFFANLRTFRRRKQLKLTEYPSCGIWGKNQVGQSFIASYPNLYRIDIKFATYFRRNTRNLTFCLRKDGKKGEEIISLSLKASEIRDNRFYSFVFPQQPDSQGKLYYFYLESQDSPKEEAISVWCTESYSPIQFGCQPIAGYERGWKSRGHVIFRAYYI